The following proteins are co-located in the Candidatus Poribacteria bacterium genome:
- a CDS encoding S8 family serine peptidase, with amino-acid sequence MKYLRILFIGILLVGASWARDTEAFPENVPFADTASPTLSEVTPGELLIRLTPDAAADLERLQANAPISALHLQHKVESLHPVFSYIARPSLNPNLKRTYLLRFAPDAPLEDLRAVYEQSPLVEAVEYNYFRPTLADPVIPNDPMYPEQWSLPLMRLPQAWAIEKGDRNVVIAIIDSGIDYRHEDLAPKAWINPGEISDNGLDDDGNGYIDDVYGWDFTDAPNLQAEGDYLEGDNEPIDESGHGTHVAGIAGAMPDNGIGIAGVAWECPLMAIRAGLSLGGSSRLQDDDSAAAIVYTVDNGANVVNMSWGSERRSFVIQDAIDYAHTRGAVLVAAAGNSQKPTAIFPAAYRKVIAVASTEQNQQRFYQSNFGASVDIGAPGNVILSTQIDNRYRLLTGTSMASPHVAGLAALLLAKRPALTHEEVRHILISTADPVYQEDSDALDEKFVGAGTVNAERALFASGVLQARILAPETNSGGADSITIIGTAGGYKFHTWQLSYGASTVPTQFTPFTQSSSIQKIGETLTVWDTTTVPEGIYTVRLTATATDGQQVHDQVVLSVDRTPPQIISLTATDTLYGERPLTVFTWATDDVTQNTLYYRRKGSLAPFAPVETTDLGVEHSLFLGLQRGTYQFFVEAENTTHLKTREDNGGAFYTADVVAGYISPSGFTEKSLDIPSLHIASVTADFDRDGLLEIVGSPVSPETLDTVGAGLPSPHTILTVYERLPSGKYELTHTLESVDGLSNLEKFITWAVDDTDNDGLLEVLATDDARTFLIENLGVGGIANPEFPHQIIWETPFLSGGTIADMDGDGQKEIIGADNNNDRLLIFEYDPAVGTYVERAVLVNESAGSNVFAQRFAINDFDGDGSMELVAADSEGDLFVYESTSIRNTFRLEWQTRLPLEDITQLTAGDLTGDGLPEFVVGGLLSLPDNPSGPLMWKFFVFTHTLRGYAILSAEAGFQDDPNGVTAEERTRKATVAIAPHRRNGNSLAIADLKGDGHNQLIIAAYPNLYVMQWDGTALLPLWHRRMEETPALLTAELNQNGFDEFYVNLEEGIYRLESIFATDPDTIDTLKPWNVEARPLTQKAVHVTWDAEENDETDGVGARSPRPYFTVYRAQGEKKEAPASNAYEKVAENLTVTRFLDRRVTKDNTYWYTITTKDEKGNETQRTDPVSATPREPPQLIGAIYHRPGSDIRPSGGEVTAPLLSQAHTRNEDAMGANFWVLVTFDRRMDPGIGNENRYVLRAEKRIGGVSPVSAIRDRMGRRALLAFDTDSLLEHFGQSLTDTTDQYEITVSNVVDIDENPIRASTQPLEIPLDVIGATVSDLTQVRVYPNPVRPNAADKGVITFDRLPVGTRIQLFTAVGELLETLDVTEQDHNRKEWWLTSNNTADVSTGIYIYVLEFDTEKKIGKIAVIK; translated from the coding sequence ACGCACCGCTTGAAGATCTCAGGGCTGTCTATGAACAGAGTCCACTCGTTGAGGCTGTCGAGTATAATTACTTCCGTCCAACACTCGCAGACCCGGTCATTCCCAACGATCCGATGTATCCTGAACAGTGGAGTCTACCACTGATGAGGTTACCGCAGGCGTGGGCGATCGAAAAAGGCGACAGGAACGTTGTCATTGCCATTATCGATTCCGGTATCGACTACAGACACGAGGACCTGGCACCCAAGGCGTGGATAAATCCGGGCGAGATCTCTGATAACGGATTAGACGACGATGGAAACGGTTACATCGACGATGTGTATGGCTGGGATTTTACCGATGCCCCTAATTTACAGGCGGAGGGCGATTACCTTGAAGGCGATAACGAACCGATCGATGAAAGTGGACACGGCACACACGTCGCTGGTATCGCTGGTGCTATGCCTGATAATGGGATCGGTATCGCTGGCGTCGCGTGGGAGTGTCCGCTCATGGCAATACGCGCAGGACTCTCGCTCGGTGGAAGTTCTCGACTCCAGGATGATGACTCCGCCGCAGCGATTGTCTATACCGTTGACAATGGCGCAAACGTCGTCAACATGAGTTGGGGCAGTGAGCGTCGCTCTTTCGTGATTCAGGACGCCATTGATTATGCGCATACGCGCGGGGCTGTCCTGGTCGCCGCCGCTGGCAATTCTCAGAAACCTACCGCAATCTTCCCCGCCGCCTATCGGAAAGTCATCGCTGTCGCATCTACTGAACAGAATCAGCAACGGTTCTACCAGTCCAATTTCGGGGCATCTGTGGACATCGGTGCCCCGGGCAACGTCATTCTCAGTACACAAATTGATAACCGATATCGCCTCCTCACAGGAACTTCAATGGCTTCGCCACACGTGGCGGGTCTTGCGGCGTTGTTACTCGCCAAACGTCCCGCGCTGACGCATGAAGAGGTCCGACACATCCTCATCAGCACGGCTGACCCTGTTTATCAAGAGGATAGCGACGCATTGGATGAAAAATTTGTAGGAGCAGGCACCGTCAATGCCGAACGCGCACTCTTCGCAAGCGGTGTATTACAGGCACGGATCCTCGCGCCTGAAACCAATAGCGGCGGCGCAGATTCAATTACCATCATTGGGACAGCAGGGGGCTATAAGTTCCACACGTGGCAGCTCAGTTATGGCGCATCTACAGTGCCAACCCAATTTACGCCTTTCACACAATCTTCCAGCATACAGAAAATCGGTGAGACGTTGACTGTTTGGGATACCACAACCGTTCCAGAGGGGATTTATACCGTTCGTCTAACGGCAACAGCCACGGATGGGCAACAGGTGCACGACCAGGTCGTGTTGAGTGTAGATCGGACACCCCCGCAAATTATTTCTCTGACTGCAACGGACACACTTTATGGCGAGCGACCCCTTACGGTTTTTACATGGGCAACGGACGATGTTACCCAGAATACACTCTATTACCGACGGAAGGGGAGTCTCGCACCTTTTGCCCCTGTTGAGACAACCGATCTCGGCGTAGAACATTCCTTGTTTTTAGGTTTGCAGCGCGGAACGTATCAGTTTTTTGTGGAAGCAGAGAATACGACACACCTCAAGACGAGAGAAGATAACGGCGGCGCGTTTTATACTGCTGATGTTGTTGCTGGATATATCTCGCCGAGCGGGTTCACTGAAAAATCTCTTGATATTCCATCGCTCCATATCGCGAGCGTCACCGCAGACTTCGACAGAGACGGTCTGCTTGAAATCGTCGGAAGTCCGGTGTCCCCCGAAACGCTCGACACCGTAGGGGCTGGGTTACCCAGCCCTCACACTATCCTCACAGTCTATGAGCGACTTCCAAGCGGAAAATACGAACTGACGCATACCCTTGAGAGTGTAGACGGACTCTCTAATCTCGAAAAGTTCATTACCTGGGCAGTAGATGACACCGATAACGACGGGTTGCTCGAGGTTTTGGCGACCGACGATGCGAGAACGTTCCTCATTGAGAACCTGGGTGTAGGTGGGATTGCTAACCCCGAATTTCCACATCAGATTATCTGGGAAACCCCATTTCTCTCCGGTGGCACGATCGCTGATATGGATGGTGATGGACAAAAGGAAATTATCGGTGCCGATAACAACAACGACCGGCTCCTCATCTTTGAATATGATCCTGCCGTAGGGACCTATGTGGAGAGGGCTGTGTTGGTTAACGAATCCGCCGGCTCTAATGTATTCGCACAACGTTTCGCCATTAACGATTTTGACGGCGATGGAAGCATGGAACTGGTGGCGGCGGATAGCGAAGGCGATCTGTTCGTTTATGAGTCTACCTCTATCCGCAATACGTTCCGCCTTGAATGGCAAACGCGACTTCCACTTGAGGACATCACGCAACTCACGGCAGGCGATCTCACGGGTGATGGTTTGCCTGAGTTTGTTGTTGGAGGTTTGCTATCGCTACCCGATAATCCGTCGGGACCGCTCATGTGGAAATTTTTCGTCTTTACGCATACGTTACGTGGCTATGCGATACTCTCAGCGGAGGCAGGCTTTCAGGACGATCCGAATGGCGTGACCGCCGAAGAACGGACGCGTAAGGCGACTGTCGCAATCGCGCCCCACCGCCGAAACGGGAACAGTCTCGCAATTGCAGACTTAAAAGGTGATGGTCACAATCAGTTGATCATCGCTGCGTATCCGAATCTCTATGTGATGCAGTGGGATGGAACGGCATTGTTACCCCTCTGGCACCGACGGATGGAGGAGACCCCTGCGCTTCTTACCGCGGAACTCAATCAGAACGGGTTTGACGAGTTTTACGTTAACCTTGAAGAGGGTATTTACCGCCTTGAATCCATCTTCGCAACGGATCCTGATACCATTGATACGCTCAAACCGTGGAATGTTGAAGCGAGACCGCTGACACAGAAAGCGGTTCACGTTACCTGGGATGCCGAGGAAAACGACGAGACAGATGGCGTAGGGGCGAGGTCACCTCGCCCCTACTTTACTGTCTACCGCGCACAAGGAGAAAAAAAGGAAGCACCCGCATCTAACGCTTATGAAAAGGTAGCGGAAAATCTCACCGTCACAAGGTTTCTGGACAGGCGTGTTACGAAGGATAATACCTACTGGTATACGATCACGACGAAGGACGAAAAAGGCAACGAAACGCAGCGCACTGATCCCGTTTCTGCGACACCGCGAGAACCCCCGCAGCTCATTGGGGCAATCTATCACCGCCCTGGGAGTGATATACGCCCGAGTGGCGGTGAGGTTACCGCGCCTCTCCTATCTCAGGCTCACACCCGGAATGAGGATGCTATGGGTGCGAATTTTTGGGTCCTCGTTACCTTTGACCGGCGGATGGATCCCGGGATTGGGAACGAGAATCGGTATGTTTTACGAGCCGAGAAACGGATTGGGGGGGTGAGTCCGGTGTCTGCTATCCGGGACCGGATGGGAAGACGCGCACTCTTGGCATTTGATACAGACAGTCTTCTTGAACACTTCGGGCAATCGCTCACGGATACAACAGATCAATATGAGATTACTGTCTCGAATGTGGTCGATATTGATGAGAACCCTATCCGGGCTTCTACACAACCTCTTGAAATACCGCTCGACGTTATCGGCGCAACCGTGTCGGATCTGACGCAAGTACGGGTCTATCCAAATCCGGTGCGTCCCAACGCCGCTGATAAAGGGGTAATCACTTTCGACAGGTTGCCTGTCGGCACGCGCATCCAACTCTTTACCGCCGTGGGTGAGTTACTGGAAACATTGGATGTAACCGAGCAGGATCACAACCGCAAGGAGTGGTGGCTTACGAGCAATAACACCGCAGACGTATCAACGGGTATCTATATCTACGTCCTTGAATTTGATACCGAAAAAAAGATCGGCAAAATCGCGGTAATAAAGTAA